The Gambusia affinis linkage group LG11, SWU_Gaff_1.0, whole genome shotgun sequence genome contains a region encoding:
- the gpr39 gene encoding G-protein coupled receptor 39, with the protein MSESNNTDGGIDWSKLEPTYSVKIFMTVLYTLMLVAGIVGNSVTIRVTQVLRRNGYLQKNVTDHMVSLASSDLLVLLIGMPVELYSAIWFPFGSTSGNTSCKIYNFLFEACSYATILNVATLSFERYVAICHPFRYKALSAKRTSVLITFAWVVSVLIALPLLIATGTQGHIPHRQELSFCTNLKEHWVMYRASIFGAFVLYMIVLISVAFMCRAMILVLKKPLGSMDDGINGTERLKKHESETTKAARKQTIIFLGLIVGSLTLCWFPNQLRRLMTAAVPKSSWSLSYFWTYAWLHLVADACFYLSSVLNPFLYNLSSRHFRQVFLQVLRCRLTVQHANRCAAPPPRASSARSLQPLLWKSLRFGRRSGSDQQRAPPTFATFQRDLAPSGCPVAVSLTRPETGTETEI; encoded by the exons ATGAGCGAGAGCAACAACACCGATGGGGGAATAGACTGGAGCAAACTGGAGCCCACTTATTCCGTCAAGATCTTCATGACCGTCCTCTACACGCTCATGCTGGTTGCAGGCATTGTGGGTAATTCAGTGACCATCAGGGTGACGCAGGTGCTGAGGCGAAACGGCTACCTGCAGAAGAACGTGACGGACCACATGGTGAGCCTGGCCAGCTCCGACCTGCTGGTGCTCCTCATCGGCATGCCGGTGGAGCTCTACAGCGCCATCTGGTTCCCCTTCGGATCCACTTCCGGCAACACGTCCTGCAAGAtctacaacttcctgtttgaggCGTGCAGCTACGCCACCATCCTCAACGTGGCCACGCTCAGCTTTGAGCGCTACGTCGCCATCTGCCACCCGTTCCGCTACAAGGCGCTGAGCGCCAAACGGACCTCGGTTCTGATCACCTTTGCCTGGGTTGTGTCCGTTCTTATTGCCTTGCCGTTGTTGATCGCCACGGGAACGCAGGGACACATTCCGCACCGACAGGAACTGAGTTTCTGCACCAACCTGAAGGAGCACTGGGTGATGTACAGAGCTAGCATCTTCGGGGCGTTTGTCCTCTACATGATCGTGCTGATCTCCGTGGCCTTCATGTGCCGGGCGATGATCCTGGTGCTGAAGAAGCCGCTGGGATCCATGGACGACGGCATCAACGGGACCGAAAGGCTCAAAAAACACGAGAGCGAAACCACCAAGGCGGCTCGGAAGCAAACCATCATTTTTCTGG GTCTGATCGTCGGCTCCCTGACTCTCTGCTGGTTTCCCAACCAGCTGCGGCGCCTGATGACGGCGGCCGTCCCGAAGTCTTCCTGGTCTCTGTCGTATTTTTGGACCTACGCGTGGCTCCACCTGGTGGCCGACGCCTGCTTCTACCTCAGCTCCGTGCTCAACCCGTTCCTCTACAACCTGTCGTCTCGTCACTTCCGCCAGGTGTTCCTGCAGGTGCTGCGCTGCCGCCTGACCGTCCAGCACGCTAACCGCTGCGCCGCGCCGCCGCCTCGCGCCTCCTCCGCGCGCTCGCTGCAGCCGCTGCTCTGGAAGTCGCTGCGTTTCGGCCGGAGGAGCGGCAGcgaccagcagagggcgccgcccACCTTCGCCACCTTCCAGAGAGACTTGGCGCCGTCCGGCTGCCCGGTGGCCGTCAGCCTGACCAGACCGGAAACCGGAACCGAGACAGAAATCTGA